Proteins from one Shewanella pealeana ATCC 700345 genomic window:
- a CDS encoding retention module-containing protein gives MMDTYTLKQDATIVELSGDINTKNNQGDDVKLRLGDTLKQNATFTVSAGTTFTLQYSDGTAATQDDLAINPIVTDNDAQSSEALAAAVDPEVVVPEIAALQAQILSGEDPTENLPDTAAGETAQAGNEGGGYVAVGRTGDETLANAGHDTAGFEQIELPRIDELPVFLTEFALPKVSARAVTLFEKHLEQGSEPQAAQLSQAENVSVNVQAGIQDLSINGVVVFEQGNFVGPVVITTPNGVLLISAYDSIDSILTYSYTLSSTLDHSNSDTIAEIFVLQLTDNQGVSTTSVVTANIVDDAPSGLDDINVISQSNLDGVGGNVLQNDTLGADLAAVTQIINSQNSSNDVAESTAISGIYGSLIIAADGSYHYQLNNQLPEIQSLALGEQLIESFNYLLTDSDGDSVTQALTITISGENDAPEITSSFEDALGNVTEAGVLVGGNIATDGIPQASGTLTADDVDNGAVLTWQLNDDPVTPYGIFTLNESTGAWSFTLDNEFANSLGYGDTETEIFNITVTDEFGLSDTQMFTVTITGTNDIPVLSFAQGADTGIVKEAGVVDINDEGNTPVAGIDSVSGQFNADDVDINDGETWSVQGTPNTEYGQFSVDSNGLWTYALDNDLANSLFEGQVVVLNYSVRVTDNYGAYADQDVNITITGTNDIPVLSFEEGADAGIVKEAGVVDINDEGNTAVAGIDSVSGQLNADDVDINDGETWSVQGTPNTEYGQFSVDSNGLWTYALDNDLADSLFEGQVVILNYTVRVTDNYGAYADQDVTITITGTNDIPVLSFEEGADAGIVKEAGVVDINDEGNTPVAGIDSVSGQFNADDVDINDGETWSVQGTPNTEYGQFSVDSNGLWTYALDNDLADSLFEGQVVILNYTVRVTDNYGAYADQDVTITITGTNDIPVLSFEEGADAGIVKEAGVVDINDEGNTSVAGIDSVSGQFNADDVDINDGETWSVQGTPNTEYGQFSVDSNGLWTYALDNDLADSLFEGQVVILNYTVRVTDNYGAYADQDVNITITGTNDIPVLSFEEGADAGIVKEAGVVDINDEGNTPVAGIDSVSGQFNADDVDINDGETWSVQGTPNTEYGQFSVDSNGLWTYALDNDLADSLFEGQVVVLNYTVRVTDNYGAYADQDVNITITGTNDIPVLSFEEGADAGIVKEAGVVDINDEGNTPVAGIDSVSGQFNADDVDINDGETWSVQGTPNTEYGQFSVDSNGLWTYALDNDLADNLFEGQVVVLNYTVRVTDNYGAYADQDVTITITGTNDIPVLSFEEGADAGIVKEAGVVDINDEGNTPVAGIDSVSGQFNADDVDINDGETWSVQGTPNTEYGQFSVDSNGLWTYALDNDLADSLFEGQVVVLNYTVRVTDNYGAYADQNVTITLEGTNDIPELTADTSGAVTEDLNVVNQLISDSGALSFTDVDTGDTALVSSDYKGDIAWSGGDLSLVLTQDQIDQIVDGFSADQDSWDFSVANDLIQFLAATESISLSFDVTVTDTYGAYDTEEVTITISGVNDGIEGEFEKEIWVPASLNEITDPYLSGYPLFIAMPTDIDFNDSISISNLAITLLTQGLDPDVELGNIYYMADGDNTLSLIDFNSPPILSASELETLLYVPGDNGDVDYQVDLAFTFQVNSGIDSVDGEFIIHSVPANGLADQTVQIGDGSSPLTSGNPQDADLVITELFANALNSDPASGSLLLFTDFQQTPVTVPVPINERGANTNAGAAREMEVSARLTIGSAIFEVIPDNDGDGIITWSYDADSGLMKAEVDYSAIYLLDGNGDPTTTSLADYIIANPVVANDIWRITYLDNNGGNFQARFVEAVFTHEQIADDSITVVGTDNINNLIFGSTNTDSLTGANLDDRIFGREDNDILIGLSGNDELIGGSGDDNIQGGEDNDFVIGGIGDDLLDGGVGRDYLSGGQGNDSLDGGELNGSDDGERDFFVWESDTADNSTDTVFNFNPDIDVLDLSDLLIGEESGNLEDFLFFSFSGGNTTITVDADGLGVGTDSVMIVLDGIDLSSIYGSADASIIIAELITDEALIVDPNTSPFIPPYDQIDDGLNLP, from the coding sequence ATGATGGATACCTATACGCTTAAGCAGGATGCCACAATTGTTGAGCTGTCCGGCGATATCAATACCAAAAACAACCAAGGAGATGATGTAAAACTTCGCCTTGGTGACACCTTAAAACAAAATGCGACTTTTACCGTTTCTGCTGGTACCACTTTCACCTTGCAATACAGTGATGGCACCGCCGCCACACAAGATGACTTAGCCATTAACCCTATCGTTACTGACAATGATGCTCAGTCGAGCGAAGCATTAGCAGCGGCAGTCGATCCTGAAGTCGTGGTTCCTGAAATAGCAGCCTTACAGGCTCAGATCCTTAGTGGTGAAGATCCAACCGAAAACCTACCCGATACAGCGGCAGGTGAAACGGCTCAAGCTGGAAATGAAGGTGGTGGCTATGTTGCCGTTGGCCGTACAGGTGACGAAACCCTTGCCAATGCAGGCCATGACACCGCAGGATTTGAACAGATTGAACTCCCACGGATAGATGAATTACCCGTGTTTTTAACGGAGTTTGCGTTACCTAAGGTCTCTGCACGTGCTGTCACCCTATTTGAGAAACATCTAGAGCAAGGTTCGGAACCTCAAGCAGCACAATTATCCCAGGCTGAAAACGTATCTGTTAATGTTCAGGCTGGGATCCAAGACCTTAGCATTAATGGAGTCGTCGTATTTGAACAGGGCAACTTTGTTGGCCCTGTGGTCATCACGACTCCAAATGGCGTTTTACTCATTAGCGCCTATGACTCTATAGACTCAATATTAACCTATAGCTATACCCTATCTTCAACGCTAGATCATTCGAACTCTGATACGATCGCAGAAATATTTGTATTACAGCTAACTGATAATCAGGGAGTTAGCACAACCTCTGTCGTCACCGCAAATATTGTTGATGACGCGCCCAGCGGCTTAGATGACATCAATGTGATCAGTCAAAGCAACCTTGATGGTGTAGGCGGGAATGTACTACAAAACGATACTCTAGGTGCCGACTTAGCTGCAGTAACCCAAATAATTAACAGCCAGAATAGTAGCAATGACGTTGCTGAGAGTACTGCTATATCGGGTATTTATGGTTCATTAATCATTGCTGCTGACGGTAGTTATCACTACCAATTAAATAACCAATTACCGGAGATTCAATCACTCGCTCTCGGTGAACAGCTAATCGAATCATTTAACTATCTACTGACGGATAGTGATGGTGATTCAGTCACACAGGCGCTAACTATCACCATATCAGGTGAAAATGATGCTCCAGAGATCACTAGTTCATTTGAAGATGCATTGGGTAATGTTACCGAAGCAGGTGTTTTAGTCGGTGGCAATATAGCAACAGATGGTATTCCACAAGCTAGCGGTACACTAACCGCCGATGACGTCGATAATGGTGCCGTACTTACTTGGCAACTCAATGATGACCCAGTTACTCCATACGGTATCTTTACCCTCAACGAGTCTACAGGTGCGTGGTCATTCACTTTGGATAACGAATTCGCTAACAGTCTCGGTTATGGCGATACAGAAACTGAAATCTTTAACATAACAGTGACTGATGAGTTCGGCTTATCTGATACTCAAATGTTCACTGTAACCATCACTGGTACCAACGATATTCCAGTGCTGTCTTTTGCCCAAGGTGCAGACACTGGCATAGTGAAAGAAGCAGGGGTGGTTGATATCAATGATGAAGGTAACACTCCCGTTGCGGGCATCGATAGCGTTTCTGGACAGTTCAACGCCGACGATGTTGACATCAATGACGGTGAAACTTGGAGTGTACAAGGTACACCAAACACCGAATACGGGCAGTTCTCAGTTGATAGTAACGGCTTATGGACCTACGCCCTTGATAATGATTTAGCCAACAGTCTGTTTGAAGGCCAAGTTGTAGTCCTCAACTACAGCGTGCGCGTGACCGATAACTACGGCGCCTATGCAGACCAAGACGTGAACATTACCATCACTGGTACCAACGATATTCCCGTGCTTTCATTTGAAGAAGGCGCTGACGCTGGCATAGTGAAAGAAGCCGGTGTGGTTGATATCAATGATGAAGGTAACACTGCCGTTGCGGGCATCGATAGCGTTTCAGGACAGCTCAACGCCGACGATGTTGACATCAATGACGGTGAAACTTGGAGCGTACAAGGTACACCAAACACCGAATATGGGCAGTTCTCTGTTGATAGTAACGGCTTATGGACCTACGCCCTTGATAATGATTTAGCCGACAGCTTGTTTGAAGGCCAAGTTGTGATCCTCAATTACACCGTGCGCGTGACCGATAACTACGGCGCCTATGCAGACCAAGACGTGACCATTACCATCACTGGGACCAACGATATTCCAGTGCTGTCTTTTGAGGAAGGTGCTGACGCCGGCATAGTAAAAGAAGCTGGTGTAGTTGATATCAATGATGAAGGTAACACTCCGGTTGCGGGTATCGATAGTGTTTCAGGACAGTTCAACGCAGACGATGTTGACATCAATGACGGTGAAACTTGGAGTGTACAAGGTACGCCAAACACCGAATACGGGCAGTTCTCAGTCGATAGTAATGGCTTATGGACCTACGCCCTTGATAATGATTTAGCCGACAGCTTGTTTGAAGGCCAAGTTGTGATCCTCAATTACACCGTGCGCGTGACAGATAACTACGGCGCCTATGCAGACCAAGACGTGACCATTACCATCACTGGGACCAACGATATTCCAGTGCTGTCATTTGAAGAAGGCGCTGACGCCGGCATAGTGAAAGAAGCTGGTGTGGTTGATATCAATGATGAAGGTAACACTTCCGTTGCGGGCATCGATAGCGTTTCAGGACAGTTCAACGCCGACGATGTTGACATCAATGACGGTGAAACTTGGAGTGTACAAGGTACGCCAAACACCGAATATGGGCAGTTCTCTGTTGATAGTAACGGCTTATGGACCTACGCCCTTGATAATGATTTAGCCGACAGCTTGTTTGAAGGCCAAGTTGTGATCCTCAATTACACCGTGCGCGTGACCGATAACTACGGCGCCTATGCAGACCAAGACGTGAACATTACCATCACTGGGACCAACGATATTCCAGTGCTGTCATTTGAAGAAGGCGCTGACGCCGGCATAGTGAAAGAAGCTGGTGTGGTTGATATCAATGATGAAGGTAACACTCCCGTTGCGGGCATCGATAGCGTTTCAGGACAGTTCAACGCCGACGATGTTGACATCAATGACGGTGAAACTTGGAGCGTACAAGGTACGCCAAACACCGAATATGGGCAGTTCTCTGTTGATAGTAACGGCTTATGGACCTACGCCCTTGATAATGATTTAGCCGACAGCTTGTTTGAAGGCCAAGTTGTGGTTCTCAATTACACCGTGCGCGTGACCGATAACTACGGCGCCTATGCAGACCAAGACGTGAACATTACCATCACTGGTACCAACGATATTCCAGTGCTGTCTTTTGAAGAAGGCGCTGACGCTGGCATAGTGAAAGAAGCTGGTGTGGTTGATATCAATGATGAAGGTAACACTCCCGTTGCGGGTATCGATAGCGTTTCAGGACAGTTCAACGCCGACGATGTTGACATCAATGACGGTGAAACTTGGAGCGTACAAGGTACACCAAACACCGAATATGGACAGTTCTCTGTTGATAGTAACGGCTTATGGACCTACGCCCTTGATAATGATTTAGCCGACAATCTGTTTGAAGGCCAAGTTGTTGTTCTCAATTACACGGTGCGCGTGACCGATAACTACGGCGCCTATGCAGACCAAGACGTGACCATTACCATCACTGGGACCAACGATATTCCAGTGCTGTCTTTTGAAGAAGGCGCTGACGCCGGCATAGTGAAAGAAGCTGGTGTGGTTGATATCAATGATGAAGGTAACACTCCCGTTGCGGGTATCGATAGCGTTTCTGGACAGTTCAACGCCGACGATGTTGACATCAATGACGGTGAAACTTGGAGCGTACAAGGTACACCAAACACCGAATACGGGCAGTTCTCTGTTGATAGTAACGGCTTATGGACCTACGCCCTTGATAATGATTTAGCCGACAGTCTGTTTGAAGGCCAAGTTGTTGTTCTCAATTACACAGTGCGCGTGACAGATAACTACGGCGCCTATGCCGACCAAAACGTGACCATTACTTTAGAGGGCACTAACGATATTCCTGAGCTGACGGCAGATACATCCGGAGCAGTAACCGAGGACCTTAATGTCGTTAACCAGTTAATCAGTGATAGCGGAGCACTCAGCTTTACAGACGTAGACACTGGCGATACTGCATTAGTCAGCTCAGATTACAAGGGAGACATTGCTTGGAGCGGTGGTGATTTAAGCTTGGTGCTAACCCAAGATCAAATAGATCAAATTGTGGATGGCTTTTCTGCAGATCAAGATAGCTGGGATTTCAGTGTTGCCAATGACCTAATACAGTTTCTCGCAGCGACGGAATCAATTAGCTTAAGTTTTGACGTTACTGTTACCGACACATACGGGGCTTATGACACTGAAGAAGTCACAATCACCATTAGCGGCGTCAACGATGGCATTGAAGGTGAATTTGAAAAAGAAATATGGGTTCCAGCTTCTCTCAATGAGATAACGGATCCTTATTTAAGCGGCTACCCTCTATTCATCGCTATGCCGACTGATATCGACTTCAATGACTCAATCTCCATATCGAACTTAGCAATAACCCTGTTAACCCAAGGGTTAGACCCTGACGTAGAATTGGGTAACATTTATTATATGGCCGATGGTGATAACACACTGTCACTGATTGATTTTAATTCCCCGCCAATACTAAGTGCCTCAGAATTAGAAACCTTGCTATACGTGCCTGGCGATAATGGTGATGTTGACTATCAAGTCGATCTTGCTTTCACATTCCAAGTCAACTCTGGCATAGATTCTGTCGATGGAGAGTTCATCATTCATTCTGTCCCTGCAAATGGGCTAGCAGATCAAACTGTGCAAATTGGTGATGGTTCGAGCCCTCTGACCTCAGGTAATCCTCAGGATGCAGATTTAGTAATAACAGAATTGTTTGCTAATGCTCTCAATTCGGATCCAGCCAGTGGTTCATTACTCTTATTTACCGATTTTCAACAAACTCCTGTAACGGTTCCGGTTCCTATTAACGAACGAGGTGCTAATACCAATGCCGGTGCTGCCCGAGAAATGGAGGTCTCAGCGAGACTAACAATTGGCAGTGCCATCTTCGAGGTCATTCCCGACAATGATGGAGATGGCATTATCACCTGGAGCTATGATGCCGACTCAGGCCTAATGAAGGCTGAAGTCGACTACTCGGCCATCTACCTACTCGACGGTAACGGTGACCCAACCACTACCTCTTTAGCCGATTACATTATTGCAAACCCTGTCGTAGCAAATGACATCTGGCGCATAACATACCTAGATAATAATGGCGGTAATTTCCAGGCTAGATTTGTCGAAGCCGTCTTTACCCATGAGCAAATAGCTGATGACTCAATAACGGTTGTAGGCACAGATAACATCAACAACCTTATTTTTGGTAGTACCAATACCGATTCCTTAACGGGGGCGAATCTAGATGATCGCATTTTCGGTAGAGAAGATAATGATATTTTAATAGGCCTATCGGGTAATGACGAACTTATTGGCGGCTCTGGTGATGATAATATCCAAGGCGGTGAAGATAACGACTTTGTCATAGGTGGTATAGGAGATGACCTACTAGACGGAGGCGTTGGTAGGGATTACTTATCTGGTGGGCAAGGCAACGACAGCCTAGATGGAGGTGAGTTAAACGGCAGTGATGACGGTGAACGAGACTTCTTTGTATGGGAGTCTGACACCGCAGATAACAGCACTGATACAGTATTTAACTTTAATCCTGATATTGATGTTCTAGATCTATCGGACCTGTTAATCGGTGAAGAGAGTGGAAACCTAGAAGACTTCTTATTCTTTAGCTTCAGCGGAGGCAACACCACTATCACTGTTGATGCCGATGGGCTTGGAGTTGGCACAGATAGCGTGATGATCGTTCTCGACGGTATCGATCTATCGAGTATTTATGGCTCAGCAGATGCGAGCATTATCATTGCCGAGCTTATTACTGATGAAGCGTTAATTGTCGATCCAAATACGAGCCCTTTTATCCCGCCCTATGATCAAATTGATGATGGGTTAAATCTACCCTAA
- a CDS encoding heme biosynthesis HemY N-terminal domain-containing protein: MVRALVYLVIILLGLCISPFLVGSKGYLYLAIGDYQVETSIFFAVIALIIFYSLLQLVEFVVVWLLNMVLSSRYLPERWRKKAARKHTLLGALALAEEDWLAAEKAMAKGAEKGEIPALNLLAAARAAHHQDNHQARDEYLAKAQLEPLAAKAVGTTRTRYLLQQGDLIAAREELDKLNPTSKSKLPVLKLAIELYQAQQDWQALKLLLPIVSKKQILADDALQALSLKTNLALLTQAAKANEQELEKCWHWLSRAERKQAEYIALYAIGLSRFERKDEAVKMLLKQVKTSASPSIFKAVAEVLTPADVEAKKQLLALETQFENNVDYQTCLAKLYQQNHDYHQAKIWWQKACYLQDDKNSLHALADAQEHLGELNRALQSRRNAAKLG; this comes from the coding sequence ATGGTCAGAGCGCTCGTCTATCTTGTCATTATCTTATTAGGACTGTGCATCAGTCCTTTTCTTGTGGGCAGCAAAGGCTACCTTTATCTAGCGATTGGCGACTATCAGGTTGAAACTAGTATCTTTTTTGCCGTCATTGCACTCATCATCTTTTACAGCTTATTGCAGTTAGTTGAGTTCGTTGTTGTTTGGCTATTAAACATGGTACTCAGTAGCCGCTACCTTCCTGAAAGATGGCGCAAAAAAGCAGCAAGAAAACACACCCTTCTTGGCGCACTAGCGTTAGCGGAAGAAGACTGGCTTGCTGCCGAAAAAGCCATGGCAAAAGGTGCAGAGAAAGGTGAGATCCCAGCGCTTAACTTACTCGCCGCAGCTCGAGCCGCGCACCATCAAGATAACCACCAAGCCCGTGATGAATATCTCGCTAAGGCGCAACTAGAACCGCTAGCCGCTAAAGCGGTAGGTACCACTCGTACTCGTTATTTATTGCAACAAGGTGACTTAATCGCCGCGAGAGAAGAGTTAGATAAGCTTAATCCGACCAGTAAGAGTAAGTTACCTGTGCTCAAGCTAGCTATAGAGCTTTATCAGGCACAACAAGATTGGCAGGCGCTGAAGTTACTACTACCTATCGTGAGTAAAAAACAAATCCTGGCCGATGACGCACTCCAAGCCTTGTCGTTAAAAACCAATCTGGCGCTATTAACTCAAGCCGCTAAAGCTAACGAGCAAGAGCTAGAAAAGTGCTGGCACTGGCTCTCTCGAGCTGAAAGAAAACAAGCTGAATATATTGCACTCTATGCCATTGGATTGAGCCGTTTTGAACGAAAAGATGAAGCGGTGAAGATGTTACTTAAGCAAGTAAAAACCTCTGCCTCGCCATCCATTTTTAAGGCTGTAGCCGAAGTGCTAACACCAGCAGATGTTGAAGCTAAAAAGCAGTTGCTTGCCTTAGAAACTCAATTTGAAAATAACGTCGACTATCAAACATGCTTAGCTAAGCTGTATCAGCAAAATCATGATTATCACCAAGCTAAAATCTGGTGGCAAAAGGCCTGTTATCTACAAGATGACAAGAATAGTTTGCATGCTCTCGCTGATGCCCAAGAGCACTTGGGTGAGCTTAACAGAGCGTTACAATCCAGACGTAATGCGGCTAAACTCGGTTAG
- a CDS encoding uroporphyrinogen-III C-methyltransferase — METKNTDASASEPTTEQTVAQPVIDTQSESQSLPNESTHSNESTSSNGSTVQTQLTQSKPAPWGIIFTLFLLLLLTFAATAGGYYFYQQLQAQQAETAELQQTLEQKLQTVLVEPNQRIASLEQQQNQFKSSVDLTLAQTLDQQTQLEERVSIIAQRNPNHWRAEEAKYLVRLAGQKLWLEKDPSTATSLLRAADERIKSMRDPSLMPLRKALSKDIAAVATVKNTDISGTVLTLDSIIDGLEKLPLNRAETHFSADELADTEVSNSLDDWQSNLAKSWQALIDDFVIVRKRTTDAAPLLEPDQQWYLVENTRNKLLQAQLALYRQDQVNYRNSIKLARKWIFQYFDLKDQLTIDTLATLDALETLKIQTTSIERFEASNLLNQLVTYGNLMTEEAQ; from the coding sequence ATGGAAACCAAGAACACTGACGCCAGCGCTTCAGAGCCAACAACTGAGCAAACTGTGGCGCAGCCCGTTATCGACACTCAGTCAGAATCCCAAAGTCTGCCTAATGAAAGCACTCACTCCAATGAAAGCACTAGCTCTAATGGAAGTACTGTGCAAACACAGCTTACTCAAAGCAAGCCTGCGCCTTGGGGGATTATCTTTACCCTATTCTTATTACTGTTACTGACTTTTGCAGCAACGGCTGGCGGATACTACTTCTATCAACAACTGCAGGCACAGCAAGCCGAGACTGCTGAGCTACAGCAAACCCTAGAGCAAAAACTACAAACGGTTCTCGTTGAACCAAATCAGCGTATTGCCTCTCTAGAGCAGCAGCAAAACCAATTTAAGTCTAGCGTCGACTTAACTCTGGCTCAGACACTCGATCAGCAAACACAGCTTGAAGAGCGTGTTTCTATTATTGCCCAGCGTAACCCTAATCACTGGCGCGCAGAAGAAGCTAAGTACTTAGTAAGACTGGCGGGACAGAAACTCTGGCTAGAGAAAGATCCAAGTACTGCGACCAGCCTATTAAGAGCGGCCGATGAGCGTATTAAGTCGATGCGCGATCCCTCTTTGATGCCACTACGAAAGGCCCTATCAAAAGATATCGCCGCTGTAGCTACAGTTAAAAACACAGATATATCAGGTACCGTGTTGACCTTGGATAGCATCATTGATGGTTTAGAAAAGCTACCTTTAAACCGAGCAGAGACTCACTTCTCAGCCGATGAGCTCGCCGATACTGAAGTCAGCAACTCACTCGATGATTGGCAATCAAATCTAGCAAAATCTTGGCAAGCACTGATTGATGATTTCGTTATTGTTAGAAAACGCACCACGGATGCAGCGCCCCTACTTGAGCCCGACCAACAGTGGTATTTAGTCGAGAATACTCGCAATAAACTGCTGCAAGCCCAGCTTGCATTGTATCGTCAAGATCAGGTTAATTACCGCAACTCAATTAAGCTAGCGAGAAAATGGATTTTTCAATACTTCGATCTGAAAGATCAACTAACCATTGATACGCTTGCCACCTTAGATGCTTTAGAGACACTGAAGATCCAAACGACCAGTATTGAACGCTTCGAAGCATCTAATTTACTTAATCAGTTAGTCACTTACGGCAACTTGATGACAGAGGAGGCGCAGTAA
- a CDS encoding uroporphyrinogen-III synthase, with product MKILLTRPEGRNQLMKEALTQRNVSYFITPLLNVQPTSNLDANQIDKQLKLADIIIFISTNAVAFASQAIDNQWPSSAQYFAVGDATHAALKQLGIDAQRAPEDCQQTEGLLTLTSLADVTGKQIIIVRGQGGREDLATELIKRNAQLSYWEVYKRGCPALDSANLCQQWRSFGIDTIIITSGEILDNLIKTVPKELFAWLQTCHIIVPSPRVYEKAKAYNLLHVSNATAANTNAMLAALSLN from the coding sequence ATGAAAATCTTACTGACGCGCCCTGAAGGGCGCAATCAGTTGATGAAAGAGGCGTTGACTCAGCGCAACGTCTCTTACTTCATCACGCCCCTACTCAACGTTCAGCCCACTTCTAATCTTGATGCTAATCAAATCGATAAGCAGCTTAAGCTAGCCGACATTATCATTTTCATCAGCACCAATGCCGTTGCTTTTGCCTCCCAAGCAATCGATAACCAATGGCCGAGTTCAGCGCAATACTTCGCCGTTGGCGATGCCACCCATGCCGCGTTGAAACAGCTCGGTATTGATGCCCAAAGAGCACCAGAAGATTGCCAACAAACTGAAGGCTTGCTTACCCTGACCTCATTAGCCGATGTCACTGGCAAACAGATTATTATCGTTAGAGGTCAAGGTGGTCGGGAAGATCTAGCCACAGAGCTAATCAAGCGAAATGCTCAGCTCAGCTATTGGGAAGTCTATAAGCGCGGCTGCCCAGCGCTTGATAGCGCTAACCTTTGTCAGCAATGGCGAAGCTTTGGTATAGACACTATTATCATTACCAGTGGCGAAATACTCGATAACCTCATTAAAACAGTACCAAAAGAGCTATTTGCTTGGCTGCAAACTTGTCATATTATAGTCCCTAGCCCCCGAGTATATGAAAAGGCAAAGGCTTATAATCTTTTGCATGTCAGCAATGCGACAGCCGCTAACACCAATGCCATGTTAGCAGCGTTATCTTTAAACTAG
- the hemC gene encoding hydroxymethylbilane synthase — protein MSQNLIRIATRKSPLAMWQAEFVKAELEKIHEGLTVELLPMSTKGDIILDTPLAKVGGKGLFVKELEVAMLEGLADIAVHSMKDVPVDFPEGLGLEVICEREDPRDAFVSNTYKTIEDLPQGAVVGTSSLRRQCQIRAARPDLVIKDLRGNVGTRLAKLDAGNYDAIILAAAGLKRLKLEERIASFISAEQSLPANGQGAVGIECRTDDARVKALLAPLEHAETRMRVTAERAMNTRLEGGCQVPIGAYAEIDGDTLSLRGLVGNPDGSQIITASSSGSTADAEKLGVALAEELLSKGAKTILDAVYANA, from the coding sequence ATGTCTCAAAATCTGATCCGTATCGCAACACGTAAGAGCCCTCTTGCCATGTGGCAAGCCGAATTTGTGAAAGCTGAACTGGAAAAAATCCATGAAGGTCTCACTGTAGAATTGCTACCAATGAGCACTAAAGGTGACATCATCTTAGACACGCCACTTGCTAAAGTGGGCGGTAAAGGCTTATTCGTTAAAGAACTCGAAGTGGCCATGTTAGAAGGCCTGGCAGATATCGCTGTTCACTCGATGAAAGACGTACCAGTAGACTTCCCAGAAGGTCTAGGTCTTGAAGTGATTTGTGAGCGTGAAGATCCGCGCGATGCTTTCGTATCAAATACCTATAAGACAATTGAAGATTTGCCACAAGGCGCAGTAGTCGGTACATCTAGCCTACGTCGTCAGTGCCAAATTCGCGCTGCGCGTCCAGATCTAGTTATCAAAGATCTGCGTGGTAACGTCGGGACTCGTCTAGCAAAACTAGATGCTGGCAACTATGACGCAATTATCCTTGCTGCCGCAGGTCTTAAACGCCTTAAGCTAGAAGAAAGAATCGCAAGCTTCATCTCAGCAGAGCAATCACTACCAGCAAACGGCCAAGGCGCTGTAGGTATTGAGTGTCGTACTGATGACGCTCGTGTTAAAGCCCTGCTTGCACCGCTTGAGCACGCTGAAACTCGTATGCGTGTTACCGCTGAGCGTGCAATGAATACTCGCCTTGAAGGTGGTTGTCAGGTACCTATTGGTGCTTACGCTGAAATCGACGGTGACACATTAAGCCTACGCGGTTTAGTAGGTAACCCAGATGGTAGCCAAATCATCACGGCTTCATCGTCAGGCAGCACTGCCGATGCAGAGAAGCTAGGCGTTGCACTAGCAGAAGAACTGCTAAGCAAAGGTGCTAAAACGATTCTTGACGCTGTTTACGCGAACGCGTAA